The window AATTACGCTTTTGTAGAAAAAAACTTACGAAGCATTTGGGTATTTAAACAATTTTTGACAATTCCGTCTTTCCACGTTAGTGTCCCGCACAGTAAGCTCCGAAATCCTATACATAGGATCGGGGGTAAAAATCGTAGGTTGAGGAGAGTGGTTAGGGATCATCTTTACTCCATATGTTGAGCGACAATGAGGAGAGCTTCGATGAAGAAACTGATTCACGCGCTGTTACTTGGACTTGTGCTGTCACTGCTGATGGCGGGGATTTCCTGGGCCGACACCATCAAAATTGGCGTGCAGGCTCCCCTGACGGGCAAATATGCCTCCGAAGGGCAGGACATGAAGAACATTGTGGACATTCTTGCAGAAAAAGTGAACGCCGCTGGGGGCGTGAACGGCAAGAAGGTTGAGATCATCGCGGAAGACGACGCTTTCGACCCCAAGACGGCCGCACTGGCCGCACAGCGCCTGACCACCAGCGGTGTGGTCGCAGTTATTGGTACTTACGGCTCGGCCATCACGGAAGCCGCACAGGGCATCTATGATGAAGCCGAAGTCATCCAGATCGCCACGGGTTCCACCATGGTGCGCCTTACTGAAAAGGGCATGAAGAACTTCTTCCGCACCTGCCCCCGCGACGACGCACAGGGCGCAGCCGCTGCCAAGATCATCAAGGAATTCGGCAGCAAGCGTATTGCCATCCTGCATGACAACAGCTCCTACTCCAAGGGCCTCGCTGAAGAAACCAAGGCGCTGCTCGATCCTTCCACCATCGTATTCTACGATGCGCTGACTCCCGGCGAACAGGACTACACCGCCATCCTCACCAAGGTTAAGGGCTCCAACCCCGACCTGCTCTATTTCCCCGGCTACTACAACGAAGCTGGCCTGCTGCTCCGCCAGAAGATGGAAATGAAGTGGGACGTGCCCATGCTGGGCGGTGACGCCACCAACAACGCCGACCTCGTGAAGATCGCCGGCGTTGAAGCTGCAAAGGGGTTCATGTTCGTTGGCCCTCCCGGCGTTAACGACCTCGACGATCCCGCTACCAAGGAATTTCTTGCCACCTATCAGGCTCGCTTCAACGCCATGCCTGCCTCCATCTGGTCCGTATTCGCTGGTGACGCCTTCAACGTGACCATTGAAGCCATCAAGCAGTCCGGTTCCACCGAGCCTGCCAAGATCGCTGAATACTTCCACAATGGTCTCAAGGACTTCCCCAGCCTCACCGGCACCATTTCC is drawn from Desulfovibrio mangrovi and contains these coding sequences:
- a CDS encoding branched-chain amino acid ABC transporter substrate-binding protein, yielding MKKLIHALLLGLVLSLLMAGISWADTIKIGVQAPLTGKYASEGQDMKNIVDILAEKVNAAGGVNGKKVEIIAEDDAFDPKTAALAAQRLTTSGVVAVIGTYGSAITEAAQGIYDEAEVIQIATGSTMVRLTEKGMKNFFRTCPRDDAQGAAAAKIIKEFGSKRIAILHDNSSYSKGLAEETKALLDPSTIVFYDALTPGEQDYTAILTKVKGSNPDLLYFPGYYNEAGLLLRQKMEMKWDVPMLGGDATNNADLVKIAGVEAAKGFMFVGPPGVNDLDDPATKEFLATYQARFNAMPASIWSVFAGDAFNVTIEAIKQSGSTEPAKIAEYFHNGLKDFPSLTGTISFDAKGDRAGKFYRLSKVNEKGEFILQ